CGGCACCCTCGCCCCCACCAGCGAGCTGCCGATGCACCTCGCGGTCTACCGCACCACCTCAGCGGCGGCCGTGGTGCACACCCATGCCGTGCACGCCACGGCCGTCTCCACGCTCGTCCCCGAACTGCCGCTCGTCCACTACATGTCCGCCGCGCTGGGCGGCCCCGTGAGGGTCGCGCCCTACGCCCTCTACGGCACCGACGAACTGGCCCGGAACATGCTGGAAGCCCTCGACGGCCGCACCGGGTGCCTGCTCCGGAACCACGGCACCGTCACCTACGGCAGCACCCTCGACCAGGCCTACGACCGCACCGCCCAGCTCGAATGGATGTGCCGCGTCTGGCTCGCCGCGAGCGCGGTGCCGGGAATGGCGCCGAGCCTGCTGTCCACCGGGCAACTGGACGCCGTACAGGAGAAGCTGCGGGGCTACGGCCAACGGCGGGGCTGAGGCACCGCCGGCCGGGCGCCAGGCCGCCGCACGGGCCACCGTTCGCGATCCGACTCCGCATTCGGGTGGCCGTCGGCCGTCCCGACGCCGACACTGGAGCGGTGCGCATCCCCAGAACACTCGCATCGGAACCGGGGAGGACGACTCGGGCCGCCACCCATGCCCTCGCCGGCGCGGCGCGTGCGGCACGCCCGGGGCCCCTGGGCACACCGACGGCCGCGCGTGCCGCCGCGGCCGCCGTCACCGCCGCGGTGGGCGCCGGCGCCGCAGCGATCGCCGCGGGGCGGTGGGCGGGCGGCGCGGCCCTGAGGATCAGCCCCGGCCGGCCGCTGCCCACCGAGCCCAGACTCACCGTGCACGACGTCACCGCCGACCGGATCGCCCTCACCCGCGGCTTCGCCTCCGGGCGGCCCGGGGTGTACGGACTCGTCGACGGCTCGGCCAGGGGCGTCCACGCGGTCGTCGGCCCCCTCGACGAGGCGGCGGAGCACACCCCCGACACGGTGGTCCGCCGGCTCGAACGCGTCACCCGCGGCACCCTGGAACCGGGCGCGAGGGTGTGGCTCACCCCCCAGGTGCACACCGGCGACCCGCGCTCCGCGCTGGGCCTCGACTACACCGAGACCGACGTCCCGTCCGAGCTGGGCCCGCTGCCCGCCTGGTTCGTCCCGGCGGCCCGCGACACCTGGGTGATCGCCGTGCACGGCCTCGCCACCACGCGCGAACACCCCATGGTCGTCCTCGACTTCCTGAACCGCCACAAGTTCCCCGTGCTCATCCCCGCCCACCGCGGCGACCCCGGCGCCCCCCGCTCCCCTGACGGGCTCGACCACCTCGGCGAGACCGAGTGGCGGGACGTGGACGCCGCGCTCGGACACGCCGTACGCAAGGGAGCGGAGCGCGTCATCCTGTACGGCTGGTCCACCGGCGCCACCATGGCCCTGCACACCGCGGCACGCTCCCCGCTGCGCGACCGCATCGCGGGCCTCGTGCTGGACTCCCCGGTGCTCGACTGGGCGGCCACCGTGCGCGCGCTCGCCGCCGCGCGCGGCACCCCGCGCCTGCTGCTGCCGCTCGCGGTGCGCGCCGCCGAGGGCCGCGGGGGACGGGGCGCCGAGCGGGTCCCGCCGGTCTTCGCTCCCGACGCGATTCGGGTGCCCACGCTCGTGCTGCACGGCCCGGACGACGCCATCGCCCCCTGGGAGCCGTCGCTCCGGCTGGCCGACCGCCTGTCGTCCCTCGTCAGCCTGCACACCGTGCGCCACGCCCCGCACGGCGCGCTGTGGAACGCCGATCCGGCGGAGTACGAAGAGCAGCTCCGGCGCTTCCTCGTCCCGCTGACGTAAGTACGGCGTGCGCCGGCACCGCCCGGATGCGGTCCGTCTACGGCTCCGGAACGGCCCTCATACGGCGCCGGTCCGGCCTCCATAGGGCGCCGATCCGGCCTCCATGCGGCCCCCGTACGGTCCCGCCGTACGGGGAGCACGCACCGGGGTGCGGGGCCGGGCGCCCTATCGTGCCGGCGGCCCGTCCGCAAGCCCGCTGTGGGGGAGCGTGCCGGCGCTCCGTTGACACGGGCGTCCGGTGTCCCGCTGGTGCCGTTCGGCCCCGCGCGGCGTGCCCAGTCCCAGGGACGGGGCCCGGAGTGGCCGGTAACAGTCCATTCCGGTTAGTCGGGGTGTGGCCCGGTTAGATACCTTCCCACCAGCGTTTAGTTCTTCCCCTCTTGCCATTCCGTTTGGGAATTCGGACCGTCAACAGGAAGACTGCTCCCGTGACGTCCCGTACCCCGCGCGACTCCAGGCTCCGACTCGTCCGCTCCCGGCCGCTGGCCACCGCTTCCCAGGCGGTGACGGCCGGGCGCCTCCGCCGCCCGGCGCCCCCGCCGCCGGAAGGCACCCCGGCGCCCGCGGAACTGGCACGCATCGCACGGCGCGGTCTCGCGGGAGCGGTACGCATCGCGCACTGGGCCGACCGGGCGGTGCGGCCCGGCGGGGGAGAGGCCACGCTCGACGGCTCCGGCGCGCTGTCGGGGGCGGCGGTCGAACGGGCCGCGGCGGACCTGGGCCTGACGCACCAGCAGGCACGCGCCGACTGGGACACCGCACGCCTGGCCGGGCTGATCGAGCTGCACGGCGGCACCGCGCGCGCCGGCTGGCGGCTGCGCGCCTGGGATCGGGACGACAGCGCCGTGCTCCGCGGCTGGGTCGCTCTCTTCGACGCCTGGTCGCTGACCGGCGACAGCCCCGACGGCCTCGCCCGCGCCACCGTCGCGGAGCTCATCGAGGCCATGCCGCAGGTGCTCTCGCTGCTCCAGCTCTCCGCCGGGCCCGTGCCCGTGTCCCAGCTCCTCGACCTGCTCCGGCAGCGCGTCACGGAACTGCGTACGGAGCGCTGCGAGATCCCCCACGGCCCCCAGCCGCAGCCGGTCGAGGACGCTGACGCCCCGCTCGAACCGCTGCTGGACTGGGCGCTGGACGCGCTCGCCCGGGTCGGCGCGCTCACCTGGGCCGAGGAGCAGGTCACCCTGACACCGCTGGGGAGCTGGGCCGTCTGGGTCAAGCTGGAGCAGATCTGCGTGGCCGCGCAGAGCCCGGCGGGCAACATCGAGCAGTCCGCCGAGGACATGCTGCGCGGCTGCGCCCAGCTGCGCCCCAACGCGGCACGCGCGGAGTACCGCGCCTGGCTCGCCGCCCGGCCCGTCGGCAGCGCCGTCAGCGACCTCCTCACCGCCGCCCGGGGCGAGGACGCCCTGCTGCGCGGCCTCGCGTTCGACGCGCTGCGCGTCGTCGGCGCCCCCGCCGAGGCGGAGGTCAGAGCGGCCCTGGAGGAAACGTCGCTGCGCCCTTACGCGCTGCTGTGGCTCGCCGAGCACGACGGCGTCGACCCGGAGGAGGCGCACACCGCGCTCACCCGTGAGGAGGCCACCTGGCTCTGGGTGGACACCGCCGCGGCCGTCTCCGACCACGGCGAGGGCACGCTGCTCGTCCGCCACCTGGAGTCGGCGGTCCAGGGCACCGTCCCCGCGCTCCTGGACGACGTACGCGCCATCGGCCACCCCCGCACCGTCCAGGTCCTGGTGGCCCTCGCCGCCGCCCACCCCGACCCGGCCCTCGCCAAGGTGGTGCGGCGCGCCGCCTTCCAGGTCCACACCGGGGGCGCGTAGCCGCCGTCCGGGCTCGAAGGGCCGGAAGGGGCGCTCAGCGGTGCGTGCCCGGCCCGTCACCGGCGGCCGGGGCGCGGGGGCACCCGAAAGCCCGGACGCTTCGCCGGCGACCCCGGAACGACGCGGAACCGTCCGCTCGCCCGATGGCCGGGCAGCCGCGGAACCGCCCGCCGGCCGGTGGCCGGGCAGTGGACGGGACGGGAGAAAAGCGGTTGCACGGTACCGGTAGAATTTCCTCCATGGCCATTCTCCACGCGCATTAGACGGCGTGCCCGCCGCCTGTCCGCCCCTGCGCACCCTCGCGCCCCGTGGCGGGCCACGCGCGGCCCAGCCCGACTCGTCGTGTCCGCCGTCCTCTCTCCGCCACCGCCCTGGAGTCTGTCCGTGATCACCGCCTCCGCCATCGAACTGCGCGCGGGTGCCCGCATCCTCATCGAGTCCGCCAGCTTCCGCGTCGCCAAGGGCGATCGCATCGGCCTCGTCGGCCGCAACGGCGCCGGCAAGACCACCCTCACGAAGGTGCTCGCGGGAGAGGGCATCCCCGCCTCCGGCACCGTCACCCGCAGCGGCGAGGTCGGCTACCTCCCGCAGGACCCGCGCACCGGCGACCTTGACGTCCTCGCCCGCGACCGCGTGCTGTCCGCCCGCGGCCTGGACGTCCTGATCCGCAAGATGCGGGAGAACGAGCAGCGCATCGCCACCGGCAAGGGCGCCACCCAGGAGAAGGCCCTCAAGCAGTACGAGCGCCAGGAGACCGAGTTCCTCACCAAGGGCGGCTACGCGGCCGAGGCCGAGGCCGCCA
The nucleotide sequence above comes from Streptomyces sp. TS71-3. Encoded proteins:
- a CDS encoding S9 family peptidase — encoded protein: MGTPTAARAAAAAVTAAVGAGAAAIAAGRWAGGAALRISPGRPLPTEPRLTVHDVTADRIALTRGFASGRPGVYGLVDGSARGVHAVVGPLDEAAEHTPDTVVRRLERVTRGTLEPGARVWLTPQVHTGDPRSALGLDYTETDVPSELGPLPAWFVPAARDTWVIAVHGLATTREHPMVVLDFLNRHKFPVLIPAHRGDPGAPRSPDGLDHLGETEWRDVDAALGHAVRKGAERVILYGWSTGATMALHTAARSPLRDRIAGLVLDSPVLDWAATVRALAAARGTPRLLLPLAVRAAEGRGGRGAERVPPVFAPDAIRVPTLVLHGPDDAIAPWEPSLRLADRLSSLVSLHTVRHAPHGALWNADPAEYEEQLRRFLVPLT
- a CDS encoding class II aldolase/adducin family protein is translated as MTDEMVDQQPGGSAAEDAAGGGAGDGAGKGAEDEALARAWAELVEAARRTVADGLVVGTSGNVSVRVGDTVLVTPSGVSYDRLTPRDAVGVDLDGRQVLGTLAPTSELPMHLAVYRTTSAAAVVHTHAVHATAVSTLVPELPLVHYMSAALGGPVRVAPYALYGTDELARNMLEALDGRTGCLLRNHGTVTYGSTLDQAYDRTAQLEWMCRVWLAASAVPGMAPSLLSTGQLDAVQEKLRGYGQRRG